One bacterium genomic region harbors:
- a CDS encoding UbiX family flavin prenyltransferase has translation MRIVLGITGATGALYAVKFLEKCTTAEKFLILSHWGKYVLKEELGVSEEDLKTWVKHIFSNEEMTSPLASGSNSFDACLILPCTISTLGKIANGIGDNLITRVAQVAIKEGRRLVLCPRETPLSALALENCLKLSRIGVTIMPISPPFYIHPSSIEDLAGGFVDKVLQILGLESSKGWREEELE, from the coding sequence GGGCTACGGGGGCCTTATACGCCGTCAAGTTCTTGGAGAAGTGTACCACCGCTGAGAAATTTCTCATCTTAAGTCACTGGGGTAAGTATGTCTTAAAGGAGGAATTGGGAGTTTCTGAGGAGGACCTTAAGACGTGGGTGAAACATATCTTCTCCAATGAGGAGATGACCTCGCCTCTGGCCTCCGGTTCCAATTCCTTCGATGCCTGCCTCATCCTTCCGTGCACGATTTCCACTTTGGGAAAGATTGCCAATGGCATTGGGGACAACCTTATTACTCGTGTGGCTCAGGTGGCTATTAAAGAGGGCCGGCGTCTGGTGCTTTGTCCCAGGGAGACCCCGCTTTCTGCTCTGGCCCTCGAAAACTGTCTCAAGTTAAGTCGAATCGGGGTCACCATCATGCCCATTTCCCCTCCTTTTTACATTCATCCCTCATCCATAGAGGATCTGGCCGGGGGTTTTGTGGACAAGGTCCTCCAAATTTTAGGTCTGGAAAGCTCCAAAGGCTGGCGGGAAGAGGAATTGGAATGA